The following are from one region of the Lytechinus pictus isolate F3 Inbred chromosome 4, Lp3.0, whole genome shotgun sequence genome:
- the LOC129259434 gene encoding transmembrane protein 135-like, with amino-acid sequence MGKRGSQRERGGVRKGTGNCLTKDAKSALKLLVGNSEMPASEQESNQDTGPSSGHPGHQDRPSFTQFLPKVLQTIITNFINRLKDLRKHTLCLHESSCVYYSIEAFFRRFFLGYTIQGFINVLRSLSSAFSNPSNIPKALYHKDNFSLGLFLGFYSGLFRSVSCLLRWLRNKDSPVHGLLAGFIAGLSTIFYRSKTLSLYVLSKAAENIFFKLQDLKYLPIIPHGDSLLYALGTSIVLQAAVFEPHQIRPAYWKFLLGLTGNKFAQMNRKLLDASGSQASKLDPDYWPKYDTRFTPNLLAAGLV; translated from the exons ATGGGCAAGAGAGGaagtcagagagagagaggaggagtaAGGAAAGG GACCGGAAACTGCCTCACAAAAGATGCAAAATCAGCGCTCAA ATTGTTGGTTGGTAATTCAGAGATGCCTGCCAGTGAGCAGGAATCAAACCAAGACACAGGCCCTTCCTCAGGACATCCTGGACACCAGGACAGACCTTCATTTACTCAGTTCTTACCAAAGGTGCTTCAGACAATCATTACCAACTTCATCAACAG gttaaaAGATCTTCGTAAGCATACCCTGTGCCTTCATGAATCTAGCTGTGTTTACTACTCCATTGAG GCTTTCTTTAGGAGATTTTTCCTAGGCTATACAATCCAGGGGTTTATCAATGTCCTCAGGTCTTTATCCAGTGCCTTCAGCAATCCTTCTAACATCCCAAAGGCACTGTATCACAAAGATAACTTCTCTCTAGGTCTCTTCCTAGGTTTCTACTCAGGTCTATTCAGG AGCGTCAGCTGTCTCCTGCGATGGTTACGGAACAAAGACAGTCCCGTACATGGTCTTCTAGCAGGTTTCATAGCTGGACTATCAACCATCTTCTATAGAAGCAAAACACTTTCACTCTATGTATTATCAAAGGCTGCTGAG AACATATTCTTCAAACTTCAGGACTTGAAGTATCTTCCCATCATCCCTCATGGTGATTCCCTTCTCTATGCACTTGGTACATCTATCGTCCTGCAGGCT gCCGTGTTTGAGCCTCATCAAATTAGGCCAGCTTACTGGAAGTTCCTTCTTGGTCTAACAGGAAACAA ATTTGCCCAGATGAACCGTAAGCTGTTGGATGCTAGCGGATCGCAAGCCTCTAAACTCGATCCCGATTACTGGCCGAAATATGATACAAGATTCACACCTAACCTCTTGGCTGCTGGTCTAGTCTAA